Genomic segment of Drosophila willistoni isolate 14030-0811.24 chromosome 2L unlocalized genomic scaffold, UCI_dwil_1.1 Seg139, whole genome shotgun sequence:
TCATAGCCCGTGGTACTTTTCTTTAATTGCCCTCTTAAAAAGGGgtacatttattttgttaaagACAAAGGCAAGGCTAAtgcaatttaagtttaaaacTCAGATTTGCtctaaatttataataaagaTTCCATGGAAGGATCCTTTATTCACCCACAGTGTTGCCCATAGGCATTTGTGTGTGGTTCTCCCAGGCTACCTATGACCTTAAAATTCATTTGGTTTTACATTCATTAATATAGCACCCAATATTTTTTCAGTTTCCCTATCTTGATTGGGTCATGAAAGGGATATGTTGCACAatatttagaatattttttcaGGACCTTTTCGAAGACTTTCTTTTTGCGGATatgaaaagatgaaaaaagtcaaaaattattcaaaatattgACATTTAAATCATGGAAGTACTATTATTCGTTCTAAAATCTTTAAGATTGGTCTGcttgattttaaaatttggcaactatattgttattgttagAGTATACCAACTTTGAAATGGCTAGTTTTATGAATTTTAAGTAAATTATCTTTATTGTGGCGCTATTAAAATTTGACTAAACTTGTTGCTAGCTGATGTCTGTCAGCTTATCAATATCGAATGATTTGTTTAAAACGTAGTAGatgattaattttttgatAAGGTAGTAAAATAGTAGTCAAGGGAGCATCTCTGACCCAGCAAGGTACTTATATGCTTATTTTCTTTAGAACTATCCAACTCTGAGTCAATTTAGCTTGAACTTCGTGTTAAAAGTGAGCTCATAAACACCATTTTAGTCCTTCAGTATATCCTTCAACTTCCTCCAACTATTTGGGTAAATGATGTACCGATTGTCGGAATATGTACAAGTTGAAAACATCAGAATGTTGAGCATTGTTTGTTAATGCTTTTTAATAACATTTATCTATTTTAAAGTTGAGATCGCTGCCATTATACAGTAACGATGGTTAGCTTACAGTATTCATAAGTGGCGCTACATGAGTAAGTAAGATGGCATTGCATTTTTAGGAACTTTTAAGTTGCACCTTctgtttaaaaaataatatccCCCAAAGAAATAGTTAAAATTCTATAGTCGAGTATATAAGTTGtgtattgaaaaatatttatttcatagAAAATGTTTTAGTAAATGTAACGATGATAGGAGGCTGGCCATTCTACCAAAGCCGAGAACGGTGGGAATGAGTCTGCAAACTCAATAGCCTGCTTGTCGCCCTCATTGCCAATGAAGTGTCCTGAAATTCCTACTTGAAGAAGTGGGACATCAAAGTCACCATCTGGTTTCTCCAGTTGTAGGAAGAAATTTAATGGACCATCATTTATACCATATGAGTGATAGACATGATACGGAGTAGGATATGTGGTAGAATTTTCCAGCATTGTGTGGGCAAACGTCCAATTGCTTATTGTCACATCCTCATAGGGTTGAAGGAAGATACTCATATGATCGGGGCCTGTTAGATTGAATTCCAGGTACAACGACGTACTGTCTGCCAACACAGTCTTATTCAGAAGCTCGAGAGTTGGAATTGATGGTGGGTTGATTGGATCTTCACGGGGCAGCCACATGGCTTCTGCTTTTGCCTTAACCCAGCGGCTATCGAACAGGGGAACACCACAGAACATGTATTTATCACAATCGTCTTCCAGGCTAACGATTCCAGTGAGATTGACATAGTCCTCAAAAGGAACCTGCTTACGACGATCTTGGAAATTGAAAAGATAGCCGGACTCATCTTTGCTAACAGTGCCGTCATATTCGTAGAAAGTACGGCGCACTTGCTGAAAgtataaaaagtataaaaaataaaaacatttccaTGTTGAAAAGTAAAAACTTTGATCTTACCAGATAGGGCACACGTTGCACGTTGGTCTTAGCACGATAGGGGAAACCGACTTGAGTGGAAGTAGCCGCGTAAATCGTCACACCACTGATTGCCAATAGAACCAAGAACACTAGGCTGGGACGACGGTAAATGTTGACAAGGAGAATCTATCACGGAATCTAAATTAGTTATGCTTCCAACAACGGCAATCGATAGTTAAACTTACAAGGAAACCCAAACTAAGGAGAGCTCCCAAGGCAGTCAGTGCCGAAACGATTAGATCTGGGTTTGTCGAGGCGCCATAGCGACCCATCATTGGAGTCAGTGCAGTAATGAATGTGTAGAACAGGTAGCTGTTGTACAAGAAGGGGAAGACTTGGGCGATCTTAAGCAGTGCAGTCCAGGCGTAGCCGCGATCTTGCAAGGTAAGCAGTAGATTCAATGCCAAAGGAATGACGTAGAAGATCAGAGTCCAGGTGAAAACATAAGTTGTACGCAGTCCATAGTAATTGAGAGCAATGGCCAGAACGGCTAGTACAACAGCATAGCCATGCAAAGCCAATTGAATTTGAGACGGATAGGAAATTTTgggctaaaatgaaaaaaaaatggtcaAAGACTCGAAATACATTGTAAAATTCAGAATTACTCACATTGCGCTGCAGTTTGAAGTAAATGTAGGAGGGCAAACTCAATCCAAGAAGACTGGGGCAGACATATAGACCAATCAGTAGGATGGGGTGGCTGAAGTACGAAAGGGATAGGCCATATTTGTCCATGACATAGGCCACCACAATAGGCAGAGCCACTCCGAGGACAAATCCTATGACTTGAATAACCAGCACCACGATACCCCACAGCAAGGCAGTCTCCAGGGTGATGTTTGATTTGACAGCAATGCGCCACAGAGAAAGGAAGACAAGAAGAATAGTAGCTCCGGCTACGGCATAATTGAAATAGACAGCGTTGGTAGCCGAGTAGGTCACAAGGTACAATCCGAGAACATCGAAGAAAATAGCATGTCCGGTTTCATAGGCCTGACATGAGAATATCATTAGTATTGGTTGAGATTCTCCTTGATTTATGAGAATTTCCTACCTCAGGATCAAACAGTTCTGTGGCATTAGAAAGGGCACGGACTAGGCCGAGCAGATTGTCTCCGGTGTTTTGCAGAGCTCCGATGGGAATGACATCCAGACGATCGTTTAGGGTATGGTAAACGTAACCATTGATAACCTGGGCAATATCGAAACCTAAAATTATGATCAGTTGCTTTAGTTCATATCCGAATctcaaacaaaatataataaatttaccAGACAGTCCCCCGTAAGTATTGAAGATGCCAAAGTCGGTATCCGAGGGTAACAAACCAGTCTGGAAAAGTTCCTCAGCCATGGATGTACCAAATGGatgttttgcattttttttgtagtaCTAAAAAagatagaataaaaataagataaaaGGCATTGATAGTTGCTAGAATTTACTCACTTCAGTCAGCCAAGAACTGTCAGGACCACTTTGGAAAAGAATTTCGCGACCACCACTACCAGCTGCATCCAGATTGATGACGGCTCtaaaaacatttagaaatatAACAGCATTCTCCAGTGGATTGGTTGAAAAACTTACTTGCAGAACGGTGCCCATTTGTGTTGGGTAATAAATCCATGCGAACCCTGCAATGGGTTCTCCTCAGCTCCGTTAAGCAGGAAAACGATGGGATGAGTGAATGTCTGTCTTGACGAACCAATAACTCTTAGGACTTCCAGAACGGAGACGATCATATGACCAGCATCTCCCACCGAAGGACTTGTGGGCTTGGAATCAAAATGGCTGTTGACCAAGAGATAGGTTTCACTAGTCGAGTTCTTGGGACTTAGTTTGACAACAATGTTCTGGATGTTATGATAATGATTGGTCATAAGGCTCCAAATGTAGCTTCCCGTCGGTCTTTGTATATCGATTTCCAAATCAAAGAGGTCATCCAAAATTTCCTCTTTGATTATGGCCAACTGGTTTAACAGGTACTGCACGGTATCCACCTCGTTTCCTTGACTACCAACCACTTTTGTACCAATACTGGCCAAGCCAGAAAGGGTATTGTAGGCTCGTTCAGCAATAAAGACACCTTTGTTCGAGTCATTGATGGTCAAAGGAGTGGGCAGGCGGTAGAATAGTGGTATCACAATAGAAAAGAACAGTAGGCCCCAAAACAGCAGGGAGCCTGTGCCGAAATACCAAGGGAGTTGCGACTTAACCACTACCTTAGCCACTTTCTTGGTAATCGAGGTCGTCGAGCCTTCCTCGATGCTTTCATCGTTAATCTGTTGAGAATTtagttttaataatttaaatcgaCTACCGATCTACTGATCCTTACAAGTTTGTCCTTGTCGCCCATTGTAATCGACCCTTACACGATCTTTCCTCTGGTAGAACTACTTGGCCCTCATAGAAATTCAGTTccttttatacaaaatttggcCATAATTCACTACTTATCAGGGAATACACATTTGAATTATAATCAGTTAGGGTCTCATTTATGATTCCTGATTCCAGAGTACTTAAGAGCATAATCGCTAAAGTGAGTGCAATAATCAAACAATTAGAGCCAAAATTTGGCTATCACCTTCCAAAACGAGGGTAGACTGAAAACGAATCGGCATTATCAGCAATAATTTTACTCGATCTCAGTTCGAACTACTTAAACGATATCGTTGATCAGCCCTCGGTTTCAATAGATTTATGATCCATTTATGATCGACGCACGtaccttttttttctatatttttttgtttttgccgcGCCTTAATTTGACTAAACTTGTTGCCAGCTTATTTGCTGATGTCTGGTTTGGGTGGGGGGTTCCTTTATAACCATATCAAGAAGAAATAACATGTGGGAGAATACGTGTTTTTCAAATTATGCTTgtgtttaatatatatttctttttctgttttctttctttttagaaaatataaCGATGATATGTGGCTGGCCAGTCGACGGTCACTGCAAAAGGTGGTATAGTTTTGACAAATTTCGTACTGATGGCATCGCCCGGACTGGATATATAATGACCCGATACGCCCAATTGCATTACAGGTACATCAAAATCGCCATCGGCTTTCTATATATGGTGAGtagaaattgttttaaatattattcagTATTTTCAGAAGAGACTGTTAATACTCACGGTAAGTTCGATGAAGAATTGCAGTGGAGATTTGTCTTTGCCGTAAGTGAAATAAATATGATAGGGAGGAGGATAACTACTCGTCGATCCAGGTGCTTGAATATAGCTGGTCAGGAAAGACCAATTGCTAATGACGACATCCTCGTAGGGTTGAATAAATAAACTCATATGATCGGGACCCGTTAGATTGTATTCTAGACGCACCGTCGTATAATCGGCTAAAATCGTTTTGCTAACTAACTGCAAATCGGGCGTTCCCGGTGGTGTGATGGGGTCTTCTCTGGGCAACCACATGCCCTTCAAACGATTCTTAACCCAGCGATGGTCGTAGAGAGGCAAACCACAGAACATATATGTATTGCAATCCGACTCAATGCTAACTAAGCCAGTAAGATTAACTTTGTATGCCTTGAGAGGAGCAGCTCCACGACGATCTTGGAAATTGAAGAGATAGCCGGACTCGTCCTTGCTAACAGTTCCATCATATTCATGGAAAATGCGACGAACATGCTGAAATAGTAGAAGATATTAGCAAGCAAAAAAGATAAAGTTGAATTAAATTCATATTTACCAAAAATGGAATGCGTTCCACATTGGTTTTAGGACGATATGGGAAACCAATCTGAGTTGAGGTGGCAGTGTATATAGTCAAGCCGCTCACAGCCAACAAAATGAGTAAAACAAAGCTGGGACGACGGAACATATTGATGAGTGGAAGCTgagaataaaaaccaaataaacgACTTATTCAATTATTCTTCTTAAGAATAAACTGAGAGCTTACCAAGAAACCTAGAGCTAAAACTGATCCTAAGGCAGTCAGAGCAGAAACAATCAAATCGGGATTGGTTCCCCTGAAAAGATAAAAAATGGTTAATTAAGCTGTAGAAGAAATACCTTTAATCTTGAACTAACCTGCCAAAACGACCCATCATGGAAACCATCAAGGTCAGGAAAGTGTAGAAGAGGTAGCTGTTGTACAGGAAGGGTAAAATCTGTACGGCCTTAAGCAGTCCACTCCAAGAGTAGCCACGATCATGGAGAGTTGTTAGCAAATTCAAAGCCAATGGAATGACATAGAAGATTAGAGTCCAGGTAATCACATAAGCCGAGCGTAGTCCATAGACAGTCAAGGCAATGCCAACAAGAGCCAAGACAACAGCATGACCGTGCAGAGCCAATTGCAAGTGATGGCCGAAAGAGATCTTGTCCTGAAAATAGTAACACTTTCATTGAATATATATTGTTTTAAGTTTTCTGTATGAAAAACCTACATTTCGTTGCAGTTTGAAGTAGATGAATGTAGGCAAACTTAATCCCAGCAGACTTGGACACACATACAAGCCTATCAGTAAGGCAGGAGTGCTAAAGTATGTCAATGACAGACCATACATGTCCATTACATAGGCCACCACAACGGGCAGACCAACACCCAAAACAAAGGCAATAATTTGCAAGATCAAGATCAGGATAAACCAGCTGGACACATTACAAGTCGTTATATGCGACACATCAGCTATGCGCCACAAGGATATGAAAACTAACAATAGACTTGAAGCAGCCACAATGTAGTTGAGATAAACGCCGGTTGTAGCCGAATAGCTGACAAAATACAAACCAAGGAAGTCAAAGAACACTGCATGACCAGTTGCATAGGCCTGGAAACAGGAATCATCATTTAGAGACAGTTGTTTGCCAATAGACGAGCAACTCACCGAAGGATTATGCAATTGTGTGGCATTGGACAAGGCCCTCACAAGGCTTAATACATTGTCACCAGTGTTTTGATAAGCATTGCGGGGTATGGCATCATAACGATCGTATTTGGTGTGATAAAGAAATCCATTGATACACTGGGCCATGTCCAAACCTGACATAATATGCAAAAATCGGTAAAATGAAGCAAGAATTgtggaaataaataaattataaacataCCAATGAGGTTTCCATATTTGGTAAATATGGTAAAGTCCGTATCCGAAGGTAGTAAACCGGTTTGAAAGATTTCCTCAGCCATGGTAGTGGCAAAAGGATGTCTAGCATTGTTCTTATAGGCCTACAAagcaaaaacattttgaatcAACCTTAGATTGATATTTAAGAAAGTAACTTACATCAACCAGCCAAGGATTATTGGGACCACTTTGGAAAAGAATTTCTCGACCACCACTGCCAGCTGCATCCAGATTGACGACGGCTCTagaaatcatttataaaaattataggATATTTCCTGTTGGAAACTGCTTAGGAGCTTACTTGATAAACGGTGCCCATTCATGTTGGGTAATAAAACCATGGGATGCCTCCAAGGGATTCTCCTCAGCTCCGTTGAGCAGAAAAACAATAGGATGCTCGAATGTCTGCTTTGTCCTAGACATTACTCTAAGGACTTCCAGAATAGTGACGACCATGAAACCAGCATCACCAGCAGATGGACTTGTGGGCTTTGAATCGAAGTGACTATTCACCAGTAAGTAACTCTCGCTAGTAGTATTCTTGGGACTCAGTTTGATCACAATATTCTGTACACCTTGATACATATTGATCATGGTCCAATGGATATAAGAGCCTGAGACGACTTGCACATCAATTTCCAAATCAAAATAGTCAGTTAAAACATTTTGCTCAATCAATTCCAATTCACTCATTAGATAGGCCACTGTCTGATTTTCATTGGCATCGCTGCCAACCACTTTGGGTCCAATGCCGGCCAGATTGTAAAGATTGTTTTGGGCTCGTTCGGCAATGAATCCACCCTTGCTGACATCTTCAATAGTCAAACCTGTGGGTAGGCGGTAGAATAGTGGAATCACAACAGCATAGAAGAGTAAAACCCAAAACAAGAGGAATCCACTGGCCAAGTACCAGGGAACTCTAGtattctgctgctgttgttgccgtttCAGGCTCGATCCTGATTCGACGGGCTCATCGGAAATCtgcaaaataattaattttcaaagaaaatgtttaaaagACCCAGAGACAATTTTTTCCTAAGACTCTTACAAGCCTGTCCTTGTCGCCCATTTTGATGGAACTACTTGAATATAACTGGTCTGCATCTGCTTTTATATCAGAACATTTCGGACATAAAATTGGCCATATTCTGCTTAAACTTtcgataaaaaataaataaaattttatgattttttttcgtAATCATTTCAATTGATTACAATTAAAGGCGAGGGTGGTTTCTTTAAAAAGCAATTAACAAACGAAGTGTGCCTAAGTTGTGcagatttataattttttttggtaattgccataatttttttttataataacctCAGATAGCATACGATATCGGTTATCATTGATTTATAAGAGTCTCATAAAATTATAATAcagttttgagtttttttttatttcttttcatttataaCTGATAAAAAGTCTTTCGATAATTCAAGACCCACCGCAACAGAACAATAATTGTTGCTAGACCACTTATTGGAAGTTTATTTCCTCTCAGAAAACGTGTGCCAAAAGTCACACGTGAACTGGAGATATCGTGTAAATTAAGATATGTTTCCAAATAGGTCCAAATAGTAGGGACTTTTAAAAGGCCAAGTAAAGTAGTATCTGTCTTAATactacagtttttttttttgtttttgaaaatgattagTAATTTATGTGTTTATTGGCTAATTATGCTGATAATGATACCGAAAGTTCGAGTACTATATCAGTTTGATAAGCAAAttataatacaatttttttttactttattttttttttgggtgtgagttgaaattttttaatttaattatggGATTTGGACTTTGCTTGCATGTTAGATACGATCTGTACCCTAATTTGAAAAGTGTGTAGATACGATTCAGAAATCAAATATCATAAAGCGCCACCTTCTAACAggttataaaaatattgcagtttttaaagaatatttaGAATTATTCAATTAATATTGTTTAACTGTCATGGCCTAGTAGGGAGGCTTTATAAAAACGCGGCTAATATAGAATTGattttgaatttagtttttcttaaatttacaCAGTTCCTTGATATGAGATGTATCAcaattcatatatgtatgtataaaaaactGGTTCaaaaagatatatgtacatacaatatataagTTTTATggtgtatttaaaaatattcaaatcatTTTGACAACGTTTAGTATATTTGAAATATGATAAATGCTACATATTAGCACTATAGTTGCTGATGAatgcataatttatttataatacaTTAACTTCGTGGATTCTTTAtgaaattgtgaaatttttgCTCTCGGTTGACTTTCCAGAAGAATTGCCCATATATGGTTTTGATATAAAAATCCAATAATGTTGGAGTAGtactacaattttttaaaggttatttaataatgattcTCATTGATTTGAAAAAAGGGGTTTCGATAGTCTTATTTCACCTAAAGCCATATGAAGAATTGTGAGTGGAAGCAGTTAATCTTTTTATGGATGAAAATACCAATTTGAAAGAGTCAACAACTGTAGAAGAGTCACAGGTAGAATAGTAAGTGATATAATGAATTAGAAAGATCTTTCTAGAAATTAAAGATAGAcatagtttaaaaaaaaaacgattaagTATCAGCGACTAATGAGATTATTGCTCATGTAGTCCTACACCAATACAAAAACTGTTCAGTACACAATCTTTTGGGAAATTCCGTTGAACTAAATAAAACCATAGTTCACTGGTTAAAGCTAGTATAACGGTAAGAGAAATGCTTGAAAATTGCAAAGTGGTAGTAGTTTCTTGGTAGTAAAATTTGTAGTAAAACCAGTGTgtacttttttgtttattatgaCCATGTGGTTTTCACTTTTTAATTACTGCTCAtacctttttatatcgattgCTGATTGAGGCTATAGATTAACAATATCGCTTGACCACAAGCACACTTAATGACAGCTGTATAAAAGTGATATCATTGTGACTTTGGTTAATATCTTAAAATCAATTGGTACTTAATTAAGTGTGccaattaataatattttgaattctattAGGTAATGGTTAAACAAAGCACTGCTTGCTTATATTTGGTTCAAATCTTGTTGTTTGTTAATACCCTACTTATCATCTTTATATTTTAATCTGATTTACAATTTAATAGCACTTATTAAAACAAGAGTTCATTGacataaaattattttacagCACTTGAAGATTGCCCACCTCAGAAAGCAGTGCGTTTCGCTTGTGATTCACCAAGAAACTGCTTTAGTGTTATCAGCAATTAGCTGATAGATAAAACACAAGCGCGTACCCTGTACTTCTGGTTTAATAAAGTGTATTAGAGTCACTGAAATGAATGTTAGAGATGGAACATTGTTTTACACATTTTCTACTTGGTTACATATTAAATGGCTGATTTCACAACTCATTATTGAGTGAgaggtttttaaattttttaatagatCTTGATTTTCTAGAAAAACTAACTGAATTAAACAATGTACAATTCGGGCAGTAGCAGATATATGTTTTGGGGAATAAAATTGGAGCATATCGAACTTGGATATCGAAATTTTAGCAGCTCAGGAGgtaaaaaaatagagaaaaaaaattttcctGACATTTGCATGTAAAAAAACACAGAACAAaattttatatgaaaatataataattgtataatttttattcACATACTTGCTTAGATTAAACAGGAATAACCTACGGTGTTTAATCGGTTATATAGAAATCTTTTGTTATGGTAATTTTAAAAAGTTGTAATAACCATTGGAACTGAATCACACTGCTTTTGAGATTCAAACTCTACAGTATTTAAGGCACAATACTGTGTTAGGGTTTTAATACCCtacaattaaaataactaatcaaataaaaatgctcTTTGCTGGAGGCGACTCTAGGGACCTTACTAATTAACACGTGGTCTGCAGCTTGCATGTTCCATTCAGTAAAATAATTACTATATACCTTGCTTCAAATTTTAACCTTTTTACTAGATAGTAGAGAGTACCTTAAGATCTACCAAtgataaacaaatttgatGACATCAAAGTTCAACTCATACTTTTTTGTCTCTGTATTAACGCGTTCGCTAGTTTGGAACGCTTCTGTAAAAAACaccaaacaaaattatatttgattgcgacatttataaaaattgttgaaatatttcaaaagatTGCAGAGAGTAATATAAAGTAATAACATGTGTCGGGGTCTATGTGAGCTATATGTAAGAAACTTTTGACCTATTTTATAAGTATTTAAATATagtaaagaaaattaaataaaaatgtgttagcaaaaaataaatatatgagTCTAAAAACAATGATgttttatctttatttaaagAATCTCTAAAATACTGGTTTTAAAAAGAACTTTCTTGTCTAGATGATAACGTAAAGAATTACTTTTGCGAGCTGCAAATAGTTTATAAATTTCACTATACTTGTCGTTAGTGTATAAAATCAATTAGAACAATGTTTTCTAAATGCTCATTTGGGTGGAAAGTTCATGGTCAAATCATGACAGTCTGTTAAACAATGGCCCATTTAGTTGGATGGATATCAAAAGCACAAATGTCATTTCTGTTTCGGATTTCGTTTCACTTGATTTGGTAATAAGAGCGcagaaacatttaaatttaccACAATGTTCCACAATATTTGTTAAATCTGTTGAACTCTCACTATCGTTTGTGGAATtattgatgttttttttttgtgcacaACATTTAAGTTATTATAAGTGCGCCCTCACCCGATTCTGGCAAGCATCCAGCAAGCGGGAACGCACGGAACGCCACATCTCCGGAACGCGCGAGCAATTCAACTGAGGGAGAGATTTGCTGATTGCCAGTGCGAGATTTCTCAGCCTGGTCATTAGTTGTTGGCGAGCAGCTTCAGTGCTCATCTTAT
This window contains:
- the LOC6638365 gene encoding endoplasmic reticulum metallopeptidase 1, which encodes MGDKDKLINDESIEEGSTTSITKKVAKVVVKSQLPWYFGTGSLLFWGLLFFSIVIPLFYRLPTPLTINDSNKGVFIAERAYNTLSGLASIGTKVVGSQGNEVDTVQYLLNQLAIIKEEILDDLFDLEIDIQRPTGSYIWSLMTNHYHNIQNIVVKLSPKNSTSETYLLVNSHFDSKPTSPSVGDAGHMIVSVLEVLRVIGSSRQTFTHPIVFLLNGAEENPLQGSHGFITQHKWAPFCKAVINLDAAGSGGREILFQSGPDSSWLTEYYKKNAKHPFGTSMAEELFQTGLLPSDTDFGIFNTYGGLSGFDIAQVINGYVYHTLNDRLDVIPIGALQNTGDNLLGLVRALSNATELFDPEAYETGHAIFFDVLGLYLVTYSATNAVYFNYAVAGATILLVFLSLWRIAVKSNITLETALLWGIVVLVIQVIGFVLGVALPIVVAYVMDKYGLSLSYFSHPILLIGLYVCPSLLGLSLPSYIYFKLQRNPKISYPSQIQLALHGYAVVLAVLAIALNYYGLRTTYVFTWTLIFYVIPLALNLLLTLQDRGYAWTALLKIAQVFPFLYNSYLFYTFITALTPMMGRYGASTNPDLIVSALTALGALLSLGFLILLVNIYRRPSLVFLVLLAISGVTIYAATSTQVGFPYRAKTNVQRVPYLQVRRTFYEYDGTVSKDESGYLFNFQDRRKQVPFEDYVNLTGIVSLEDDCDKYMFCGVPLFDSRWVKAKAEAMWLPREDPINPPSIPTLELLNKTVLADSTSLYLEFNLTGPDHMSIFLQPYEDVTISNWTFAHTMLENSTTYPTPYHVYHSYGINDGPLNFFLQLEKPDGDFDVPLLQVGISGHFIGNEGDKQAIEFADSFPPFSALVEWPASYHRYIY
- the LOC6638339 gene encoding endoplasmic reticulum metallopeptidase 1 — encoded protein: MWRSVRSRLLDACQNRISDEPVESGSSLKRQQQQQNTRVPWYLASGFLLFWVLLFYAVVIPLFYRLPTGLTIEDVSKGGFIAERAQNNLYNLAGIGPKVVGSDANENQTVAYLMSELELIEQNVLTDYFDLEIDVQVVSGSYIHWTMINMYQGVQNIVIKLSPKNTTSESYLLVNSHFDSKPTSPSAGDAGFMVVTILEVLRVMSRTKQTFEHPIVFLLNGAEENPLEASHGFITQHEWAPFIKAVVNLDAAGSGGREILFQSGPNNPWLVDAYKNNARHPFATTMAEEIFQTGLLPSDTDFTIFTKYGNLIGLDMAQCINGFLYHTKYDRYDAIPRNAYQNTGDNVLSLVRALSNATQLHNPSAYATGHAVFFDFLGLYFVSYSATTGVYLNYIVAASSLLLVFISLWRIADVSHITTCNVSSWFILILILQIIAFVLGVGLPVVVAYVMDMYGLSLTYFSTPALLIGLYVCPSLLGLSLPTFIYFKLQRNDKISFGHHLQLALHGHAVVLALVGIALTVYGLRSAYVITWTLIFYVIPLALNLLTTLHDRGYSWSGLLKAVQILPFLYNSYLFYTFLTLMVSMMGRFGRGTNPDLIVSALTALGSVLALGFLLPLINMFRRPSFVLLILLAVSGLTIYTATSTQIGFPYRPKTNVERIPFLHVRRIFHEYDGTVSKDESGYLFNFQDRRGAAPLKAYKVNLTGLVSIESDCNTYMFCGLPLYDHRWVKNRLKGMWLPREDPITPPGTPDLQLVSKTILADYTTVRLEYNLTGPDHMSLFIQPYEDVVISNWSFLTSYIQAPGSTSSYPPPYHIYFTYGKDKSPLQFFIELTKADGDFDVPVMQLGVSGHYISSPGDAISTKFVKTIPPFAVTVDWPATYHRYIF